One Desulforhopalus sp. DNA segment encodes these proteins:
- a CDS encoding sugar phosphate isomerase/epimerase produces the protein MKIGIMNNPSKSIYDEARFCGKGGFDFLDLTIEGPKASNVDSAQLRPILDSYGLSITGHTDPCLPYGYPVQGVREACLKELERCAGIFSDLGAKVMNIHPCYFCPPAMRKDLLSFHIEALQPIVEMASSYGLTMVFENFKAPFDKVSTFKTLLTAVPGLQLHLDFGHANFGADNHEVFCAELGEHLRHVHFSDNRSRSDDHMPLGVGSVNWQNAVKSLKATGYNGTITLEVFCNDPNMQHKYLNLSRELILELWE, from the coding sequence ATGAAAATTGGCATAATGAACAACCCGTCAAAATCCATCTATGACGAGGCACGGTTTTGTGGCAAAGGCGGTTTCGACTTTTTGGATTTAACCATCGAAGGCCCTAAAGCCAGCAACGTTGATAGTGCTCAATTACGGCCGATCCTTGATTCTTATGGTCTATCGATCACTGGCCATACCGACCCCTGCCTGCCATATGGATATCCGGTCCAGGGAGTCCGGGAAGCATGTCTTAAAGAACTGGAGCGATGTGCCGGGATTTTTTCCGACCTGGGGGCGAAGGTCATGAATATTCATCCCTGCTATTTTTGTCCGCCGGCCATGAGGAAAGATTTGCTTTCCTTCCATATAGAGGCATTGCAGCCCATTGTGGAAATGGCTTCATCGTATGGGTTGACCATGGTATTCGAGAACTTCAAAGCCCCTTTTGACAAAGTTTCCACCTTTAAAACCTTACTGACGGCTGTGCCCGGTTTACAGCTGCATCTCGATTTCGGACACGCAAACTTCGGAGCCGATAATCATGAGGTTTTTTGCGCTGAACTGGGAGAACACCTCCGGCATGTTCACTTTTCCGATAACCGGTCCAGGTCAGATGACCATATGCCTTTGGGTGTAGGGTCGGTAAATTGGCAGAATGCGGTGAAATCCTTAAAGGCAACCGGATATAACGGTACCATTACCCTGGAGGTCTTCTGTAATGATCCGAATATGCAACACAAATATCTGAACCTGAGCCGTGAATTGATTTTGGAACTCTGGGAGTAG
- the kdpC gene encoding potassium-transporting ATPase subunit KdpC: protein MKELKTAVLFCLTVTLLCGGLYPAVVTGIAAALFPRQAAGSLVIDDQGRTIGSQLIGQPFTAPQYFWPRPSATPEFPYNPAASGGSNSGPSNPDFLKTVAQRVQAIRDSGVTGAIPADLILASASGLDPHISPEAAAVQTTRVAMARGITGALVGHLVAAHTEDRQAGFLGEPRINVLALNLALDKVSP from the coding sequence ATGAAGGAACTGAAAACAGCAGTGCTGTTCTGTCTTACCGTCACCCTGCTCTGTGGCGGTCTGTATCCGGCGGTGGTGACCGGCATCGCCGCGGCACTCTTTCCCCGGCAGGCGGCGGGCAGCTTGGTCATCGACGACCAGGGCAGAACCATCGGCTCGCAACTGATCGGCCAGCCCTTCACCGCCCCGCAATACTTCTGGCCACGGCCGTCGGCCACCCCTGAATTCCCCTACAACCCTGCGGCATCAGGGGGGTCGAACTCCGGCCCGAGTAATCCGGATTTCCTGAAAACCGTTGCCCAAAGGGTGCAAGCCATCCGCGACAGCGGCGTCACCGGTGCCATCCCCGCCGATCTGATACTTGCCTCGGCCAGCGGCCTTGATCCGCATATCTCCCCCGAAGCGGCAGCAGTGCAGACGACTCGGGTTGCCATGGCGAGGGGAATCACCGGGGCGTTGGTCGGCCATCTGGTCGCGGCCCACACCGAGGACCGGCAGGCGGGCTTTCTGGGAGAGCCACGAATCAACGTCCTGGCCCTTAACCTCGCCCTCGACAAGGTGTCACCATGA
- a CDS encoding sensor histidine kinase KdpD, whose translation MSLPEDERPTPEAMLKVAQAEEQGELRGKLKIFLGYAAGVGKTYAMLKAAGQQRLEGHDVVAAYVESHGRPETDALLDGVETIAKARILYQGVLLPELDIDRVLERRPQIVLIDELAHTNAPGCRHEKRWQDIEEILVAGIDVCTTVNIQHFESLKDIVAQITGVTVQETVPDRMLDLADEITLVDIPPEELLQRLRQGKVYIPEQAALAAKKFFQPGNLIALRELAMRRAASRVDEEMRNYMETRAIPGPWPASERLLVCASGSPFSEKLIRTTRRLADELKAQWYTVYIETPSVGSQQQENRERIWRDLRLAESLGGEVVTISASSVAEAVIDYALRHNVTRIVVGKPAKSRWRELFRPPIVDQIIRLSGAIHVHVVSISDLPAKPPRHLSRRPSIPWIDALASLGLVAAATLLSALAAPFLSPINLVMLYLLAVVIAAIRFNLRPAILTAALGVLAFDFIFIPPRGSFKVQDTEYLFTFFGLFVVGVVISTLVSKSRERAEVMRERELQTESLYYLSRDLAAASDRETVFAAVVKNIGEAMQAELAVLAPHGEQMEIVACSQGLHLDIKELAVADWTFRNQREAGIATNTLGSAALLYLPLATPACPLGVLGVKLPDIAGYRNPHNRRLLDAFVTQISLALERVHLAERAKQVQLLQARENLERALLNSISHDLRTPLVSIIGALSSLRDDNLDIDAPKRQALLTGAWDEAERLNRFVGNLLDMTRLEAGELSLRREPCDVQDLIGCALAALETRLGDREVQVKLAEDLPPVDMDMVLMSQVLINLLDNTLKYSPSGSPIEITAQAEERHILLEVLDRGPGIPEPDLGRVFEKFYRLPAVEGTSGTGLGLSICRGIVEAHGGTIRANNRPDGGARITIQLPR comes from the coding sequence ATGAGCCTGCCGGAAGATGAACGGCCGACGCCCGAGGCCATGCTGAAGGTCGCTCAGGCCGAGGAACAGGGTGAACTCCGCGGCAAGTTGAAGATCTTTCTCGGCTACGCCGCGGGCGTCGGCAAGACCTATGCGATGCTCAAGGCGGCAGGCCAGCAAAGGCTCGAAGGCCATGATGTGGTGGCGGCCTACGTCGAGTCGCACGGCAGGCCGGAAACCGACGCCCTCCTCGACGGCGTGGAGACCATTGCCAAGGCCCGCATCCTCTATCAGGGGGTACTCCTGCCGGAACTCGACATTGACCGGGTGCTGGAGCGAAGGCCGCAAATCGTCCTGATCGACGAACTGGCCCACACCAATGCCCCCGGCTGCCGCCACGAAAAACGCTGGCAGGACATTGAGGAGATCCTCGTGGCCGGCATCGATGTCTGCACCACCGTCAATATCCAGCACTTTGAGAGTCTCAAGGATATCGTCGCCCAGATCACCGGGGTTACTGTGCAGGAAACCGTTCCCGACCGCATGCTCGACCTTGCCGATGAGATCACCCTGGTCGACATCCCGCCGGAGGAACTCTTGCAGCGCCTGCGCCAGGGCAAGGTATATATCCCCGAACAGGCCGCCCTTGCCGCAAAGAAATTTTTCCAGCCCGGCAATCTCATTGCCCTCCGCGAACTCGCCATGCGCCGGGCGGCCAGCAGGGTCGACGAAGAGATGCGGAACTATATGGAGACCCGCGCCATCCCCGGCCCCTGGCCGGCAAGCGAACGTCTTCTGGTCTGCGCCAGCGGCAGCCCGTTCAGTGAAAAGCTCATTCGCACCACCCGCCGCCTCGCCGACGAGCTGAAGGCGCAGTGGTATACCGTGTATATCGAGACCCCGAGCGTCGGCAGCCAGCAGCAGGAGAACCGCGAACGGATCTGGCGCGACCTGCGTCTTGCCGAGAGCCTCGGCGGCGAGGTGGTGACCATCTCCGCATCGTCGGTCGCCGAGGCGGTCATCGACTATGCCCTGCGCCATAACGTCACCCGCATCGTTGTCGGCAAACCGGCAAAATCACGGTGGCGGGAACTGTTCCGGCCACCCATCGTCGATCAGATCATCCGCCTCTCCGGGGCCATCCATGTCCATGTCGTCAGCATCAGCGACCTCCCCGCCAAACCGCCACGCCACCTCAGCCGGCGGCCTTCCATCCCCTGGATCGACGCCCTGGCAAGTCTCGGTCTGGTGGCTGCGGCCACCCTGCTTTCGGCCCTGGCGGCGCCCTTTCTGTCGCCGATCAACCTGGTCATGCTCTACCTGCTGGCGGTGGTGATCGCCGCCATCCGCTTCAATCTGCGACCGGCCATCCTCACCGCGGCACTCGGCGTCCTGGCCTTCGACTTCATTTTCATCCCGCCGCGTGGCAGCTTTAAGGTCCAGGACACCGAATACCTGTTCACCTTTTTCGGACTGTTCGTCGTCGGAGTGGTCATCAGCACCCTGGTGAGCAAATCCCGCGAACGGGCGGAGGTCATGCGCGAGCGCGAGCTGCAGACGGAAAGTCTCTACTACCTGAGCCGCGATCTGGCGGCGGCAAGCGACCGGGAGACGGTTTTCGCGGCGGTGGTGAAGAACATCGGCGAGGCGATGCAGGCGGAACTGGCGGTCCTCGCCCCCCATGGCGAACAGATGGAGATAGTTGCCTGCAGTCAAGGCCTGCACCTCGACATCAAGGAACTGGCTGTCGCCGACTGGACATTTCGCAACCAGAGGGAGGCCGGGATCGCCACCAATACCCTTGGTTCGGCCGCCCTCCTCTACCTGCCACTGGCGACCCCTGCCTGCCCACTCGGGGTCCTCGGCGTCAAGCTGCCGGACATCGCCGGGTACCGCAACCCCCACAACCGCCGCCTTCTCGACGCCTTCGTCACCCAGATATCGCTGGCCCTGGAACGGGTCCATCTGGCCGAGCGGGCCAAACAGGTGCAGCTTCTCCAGGCCCGGGAAAACCTCGAAAGGGCGCTGCTCAATTCCATCTCCCATGACCTGCGCACCCCGCTGGTGTCGATCATCGGCGCCCTCAGCAGCCTCCGCGACGACAACCTCGACATCGACGCCCCAAAAAGGCAGGCCCTGCTTACCGGCGCCTGGGACGAGGCGGAACGACTGAACCGCTTTGTCGGCAACCTCCTCGATATGACCAGGCTTGAGGCCGGCGAGCTCAGCCTGCGGAGAGAGCCCTGTGACGTGCAGGACCTCATCGGCTGCGCCCTTGCCGCCCTTGAAACACGGCTGGGCGACAGGGAGGTGCAGGTAAAACTTGCCGAAGACCTGCCGCCGGTCGACATGGATATGGTGCTGATGAGCCAGGTACTGATCAATCTCCTCGATAATACCTTGAAATATTCACCGTCTGGGAGTCCTATAGAGATCACCGCCCAGGCCGAGGAGCGACACATCCTGCTTGAGGTCCTCGACCGCGGGCCGGGCATCCCCGAGCCCGATCTCGGGCGGGTTTTCGAGAAGTTCTACCGCCTGCCGGCGGTGGAAGGAACGAGCGGCACCGGCCTTGGCCTTTCGATCTGCAGAGGCATCGTCGAGGCACACGGTGGCACCATCCGGGCGAACAACCGCCCGGACGGAGGTGCCCGAATCACCATCCAACTCCCACGGTAG
- a CDS encoding YbjQ family protein — MTDLITWAIWIALFGISYFIGTHREKAHLRNIVEREKALVSLPTLTLKFAEDRPVVKSELVMGSVVIGGDFFKQVVASLASLFGMRISVAEAMLDRARREAVLRMKEKAVGADAILNVRIENMKIGERKKITGIEAMACGTAVYYSK, encoded by the coding sequence ATGACAGACTTGATTACCTGGGCAATCTGGATTGCACTCTTCGGGATTTCCTATTTTATCGGGACGCATAGAGAAAAAGCTCATTTAAGGAACATTGTTGAAAGAGAAAAAGCTCTTGTCTCGCTTCCGACATTAACCTTGAAGTTCGCGGAAGACCGCCCTGTTGTCAAATCGGAACTGGTAATGGGTAGTGTCGTAATTGGCGGTGATTTTTTTAAGCAGGTCGTGGCAAGTTTGGCCAGTCTTTTTGGCATGAGGATTTCCGTTGCCGAAGCCATGCTGGACAGGGCGCGCCGCGAAGCGGTCCTTCGTATGAAAGAGAAAGCTGTGGGGGCGGATGCAATCCTTAACGTCCGGATAGAGAACATGAAAATAGGCGAACGAAAAAAAATAACCGGGATAGAGGCCATGGCATGCGGCACGGCGGTCTATTATTCTAAATGA
- a CDS encoding MerR family transcriptional regulator, translated as MKNYRITELAHHFGLSRSTLLYYDRIGLLRPSGRTEANYRRYTQEDLARLERVCFFREAGLGLAEICLLLDKASADSSILEKRLGEIGREIARLKAQQRVLAGMLRKVTAGGDGSGLDKELWLSLLSACHFDEAALKRWHIEFERRAPVAHHAFLLSLGLSEKEALQVRMLTKNIKENTVAMKYFYQLFEDLPRQGPGCREATLKALGLLADLPAQPTVLDIGSGCGMQTLLLARQLRTKILAIDNHRPMLDRLDKAATAEGLDIETVEMSMMDMTFDKDSFDLLWSEGSIFIIGLARGLKEFRTYLKPGGYLAFTELCWLTDDRPAEAKAFFDKVYPDIRSTSEVCLLAAKEGYKVVETFNLPDSAWWDDYYTPMLARMVELQVKNAGIPEAEAVYAECQTEAEMFRKHSKSYGYTFFVLQRN; from the coding sequence ATGAAGAACTATCGCATTACTGAACTTGCCCATCACTTCGGCCTGTCGCGCTCGACGCTGCTCTACTACGACCGCATCGGGCTGTTGCGACCGAGCGGACGAACCGAGGCCAACTACCGGCGGTACACCCAGGAGGACCTGGCCAGGCTCGAACGCGTCTGCTTTTTTCGTGAGGCGGGTCTCGGTCTTGCTGAAATATGCCTTTTACTGGACAAGGCCAGCGCTGACAGTTCGATACTTGAAAAGCGCCTGGGTGAGATCGGCCGGGAGATTGCGCGGTTAAAGGCTCAGCAGCGAGTCCTTGCCGGCATGCTGAGGAAGGTTACGGCCGGGGGCGACGGTTCAGGCCTCGACAAGGAGTTATGGCTCAGCCTTTTGTCGGCCTGCCACTTCGACGAAGCGGCGCTCAAGCGTTGGCATATTGAATTCGAACGCCGGGCGCCGGTCGCCCATCACGCATTTCTTCTCAGCCTCGGGCTTAGCGAAAAAGAGGCACTCCAGGTCAGGATGCTGACCAAAAACATCAAGGAAAACACAGTAGCAATGAAATATTTTTACCAACTCTTCGAAGATCTCCCCAGGCAGGGCCCCGGTTGCCGGGAAGCCACCCTCAAAGCCCTGGGCCTGCTGGCGGATCTGCCGGCACAACCGACAGTCCTCGATATCGGCTCCGGCTGCGGCATGCAAACCCTTCTCCTCGCCCGGCAACTGCGCACGAAAATCCTGGCGATCGACAACCACCGGCCGATGCTGGACCGCCTGGACAAAGCAGCCACCGCCGAGGGTCTGGACATCGAAACGGTAGAAATGTCGATGATGGACATGACCTTTGACAAAGACAGTTTCGACCTGCTGTGGAGTGAGGGCTCAATCTTCATCATCGGCCTTGCCCGCGGACTGAAGGAGTTCCGGACCTACCTCAAACCGGGCGGCTACCTGGCCTTCACCGAGCTGTGCTGGCTGACCGATGATCGCCCCGCCGAGGCGAAGGCCTTCTTCGACAAGGTGTATCCGGACATCAGGTCGACGAGCGAGGTATGCCTGCTGGCCGCCAAGGAAGGCTACAAGGTGGTTGAGACCTTCAACCTGCCGGACAGCGCCTGGTGGGACGATTACTACACGCCGATGCTTGCCCGTATGGTAGAACTGCAGGTGAAGAATGCCGGGATACCCGAGGCCGAGGCAGTCTACGCTGAATGCCAGACCGAGGCGGAGATGTTCCGCAAACACTCGAAAAGTTACGGCTACACATTCTTCGTGCTGCAGAGGAACTGA
- a CDS encoding transposase has translation MKNKHDVPLFPCPSISLHIRSALGLDRFTLRGKAKVNTQWNLFCIVHNLIKIFRYGVGFA, from the coding sequence ATGAAAAATAAGCATGATGTTCCTCTATTTCCATGTCCCTCTATTTCCCTGCATATTCGCTCAGCCCTTGGCCTTGATAGATTTACCTTGCGAGGGAAGGCAAAGGTCAACACCCAGTGGAATCTTTTCTGCATTGTCCATAATCTGATAAAGATATTCAGGTATGGGGTGGGATTTGCCTAA
- a CDS encoding YbjQ family protein, with translation MITNTKGGAVEITNIETIPGKKITTHYGVVCGSTVRSKNAFKDIGASFKNMFGGELKNYTRLLEETRQEAISRMIQQATALGANAIVNVRFATSDVAAGAAEIYTYGTAVRVE, from the coding sequence ATGATCACCAACACAAAAGGAGGAGCAGTGGAAATCACAAACATCGAAACTATCCCCGGCAAGAAAATCACAACGCATTATGGAGTGGTTTGCGGCAGTACGGTGCGTTCGAAGAATGCTTTTAAGGACATCGGAGCGTCTTTTAAGAATATGTTCGGAGGGGAATTGAAAAACTACACACGCCTGCTGGAAGAAACGCGTCAAGAAGCCATAAGCCGAATGATTCAACAGGCAACCGCATTAGGCGCCAATGCAATCGTAAATGTACGCTTTGCAACATCCGATGTCGCTGCAGGTGCGGCAGAGATCTACACCTACGGCACCGCTGTCAGGGTAGAATAG
- a CDS encoding response regulator, whose translation MSQEKHPPRLLIVDDEPAIQRFLKTALEGGEFELHQAMDGRAALTATVAEKPDLILLDLGLPDMDGVEVITRIRQWSQVPIIVLSVRDRETDKVKALDSGADDYLTKPFGVGELLARIRATLRRALPPSPEPVYRIDDLEVDLANRLVRLRGEEVQLTPTEYDVLRLLVSNAGKVLTHRQILKQLWGATYLEQPHILRVNISNLRHKLENDPSRPRYIVTETGVGYRFKGLG comes from the coding sequence ATGTCCCAGGAAAAACATCCCCCGCGCCTGCTCATCGTCGACGATGAACCGGCGATCCAGCGCTTTCTAAAAACCGCCCTCGAAGGCGGCGAATTCGAACTCCATCAGGCAATGGACGGCCGCGCCGCGCTGACGGCAACCGTGGCGGAAAAGCCCGATCTCATCCTCCTCGATCTCGGCTTGCCGGATATGGACGGGGTTGAGGTCATCACCAGAATTCGCCAATGGTCGCAGGTGCCGATCATCGTCCTCTCCGTCCGCGACCGCGAGACCGACAAGGTGAAAGCCCTCGACAGCGGGGCGGACGACTACCTGACCAAGCCCTTTGGCGTCGGCGAGCTCCTCGCCCGAATCCGCGCGACCCTGCGCCGGGCGCTACCGCCAAGCCCGGAGCCGGTCTACCGCATCGACGACCTGGAGGTCGACCTCGCCAATCGCCTGGTACGCCTCCGCGGCGAGGAGGTGCAACTTACCCCCACCGAATACGACGTCCTCCGCCTGCTGGTCAGCAACGCCGGCAAGGTCCTCACCCACCGGCAGATCCTCAAGCAGCTCTGGGGCGCCACCTACCTCGAACAACCACATATCCTGAGAGTGAATATCAGCAACCTCCGCCACAAACTCGAAAACGACCCATCTCGTCCTCGCTATATCGTCACTGAGACCGGGGTGGGATATCGTTTTAAAGGGCTGGGGTGA
- the rsgA gene encoding ribosome small subunit-dependent GTPase A, which produces MNNQYSKLAMLGWTDWFEKRIEPAPGEGSIARVMAVDREVLLVINQDGIFRAKLAGRYHYQHVLAQDFPSVGDWVRIEKQPTDDFGIIQALIERKTVLRRKSAGESVEYQMIAANLDWAIIVQSCHFDFNVNRLERYLVMVRDGGVEPCILLTKTDLITPETLADQLAEIEAVGITAPVMTLSNVTREGIDALYSALQPAKTYCFVGSSGVGKSTIINNLMGRAQLHTGDISGSGEGRHTTVRRELLILESGALVIDNPGMREFAVLGAENGIDTSFSDIIQRTSSCRYRNCSHTGEPGCAVIEALRSGDLNQERYDNYRKLKEESEYYQMSYAEKRKKDRDFGKFIKSVKKHSKG; this is translated from the coding sequence ATGAATAACCAATACTCCAAACTGGCAATGCTCGGTTGGACAGACTGGTTCGAAAAGCGGATCGAACCGGCCCCCGGCGAGGGCAGCATCGCCCGGGTTATGGCAGTCGACCGGGAGGTGCTCTTGGTTATCAACCAAGATGGCATTTTCCGGGCAAAACTTGCCGGCAGATATCACTACCAGCATGTCCTGGCACAGGATTTCCCCAGTGTCGGTGACTGGGTGCGTATCGAAAAACAACCGACCGACGATTTCGGCATAATCCAGGCGCTGATCGAGCGCAAGACCGTTCTGCGCCGGAAGTCGGCCGGAGAATCAGTCGAATATCAGATGATCGCCGCAAACCTTGACTGGGCAATCATCGTCCAATCCTGCCACTTTGACTTCAACGTCAACCGGCTGGAGCGATATCTCGTCATGGTGCGCGATGGCGGGGTTGAGCCCTGCATTCTTCTCACCAAAACCGATTTAATTACCCCGGAAACCCTGGCCGACCAGTTGGCGGAGATCGAGGCGGTGGGAATCACCGCACCGGTTATGACCCTAAGTAACGTCACAAGGGAAGGCATCGACGCGCTTTATTCGGCACTGCAGCCGGCCAAGACATATTGCTTTGTCGGCTCCTCGGGGGTTGGCAAGAGTACAATCATCAACAATCTGATGGGTCGTGCCCAGCTCCATACCGGCGACATCAGCGGCAGCGGTGAAGGAAGGCATACCACCGTCCGTCGGGAGCTGCTCATCCTGGAAAGCGGCGCCCTGGTCATCGATAATCCGGGTATGCGTGAATTTGCCGTCCTCGGCGCTGAAAACGGCATAGATACGAGCTTTTCCGATATCATCCAGCGCACCTCGTCCTGCCGTTACCGCAATTGCAGCCATACCGGCGAGCCGGGTTGCGCCGTCATTGAGGCCTTGCGTTCCGGCGACCTCAACCAGGAGCGCTACGACAACTACCGGAAACTCAAAGAGGAATCGGAATATTATCAAATGTCCTACGCCGAGAAGAGAAAGAAGGATCGTGACTTCGGCAAATTCATCAAGTCCGTGAAAAAGCATAGCAAGGGGTAA
- a CDS encoding M48 family metallopeptidase: MKFEPRYCEVNVNVPTHNHFREFIRLSLWLLGIVFGVYFVLGYAAEKIAERMPPKFEVAIATGITSNFAQSGFPRTSNYLQKILDSLVTPAEGLPPFTYKVTVDDQAAVNAVALPAGNIVVFKGLLSELKTENEVAMILAHELGHYAHRDHLRGLGRGLVLLSITALLGLSGDLPGFIAPSVLTFDLKHSRDRESAADRYAIDLFARAYGHAGGTTDVFKVLASHEGGIKRPDIISTHPDTLWRMQTLASYLQLKKYPIGPIMPLPESGVLPFLNDRKGKVE, encoded by the coding sequence ATGAAGTTTGAACCGCGATACTGCGAGGTTAACGTAAATGTCCCGACGCACAACCATTTCCGGGAATTTATCCGCCTGAGTTTATGGTTGTTGGGGATTGTTTTCGGAGTGTACTTCGTTCTGGGGTATGCGGCTGAGAAGATCGCGGAGCGTATGCCCCCAAAATTTGAAGTAGCCATTGCCACCGGCATCACCTCCAATTTTGCTCAGAGTGGCTTTCCCCGCACCAGCAACTATTTGCAGAAAATTCTCGACTCTTTAGTGACTCCGGCAGAGGGGCTGCCGCCATTCACGTACAAAGTTACAGTTGATGATCAGGCCGCTGTTAATGCGGTGGCATTGCCGGCTGGAAATATTGTCGTGTTCAAAGGGCTGCTCTCTGAATTGAAAACGGAGAATGAAGTAGCAATGATTTTGGCCCATGAGTTGGGCCATTATGCCCATCGTGACCATTTGCGAGGATTGGGTAGGGGGCTTGTCCTATTGTCTATTACGGCCTTGTTGGGCCTCTCCGGCGATCTCCCAGGTTTTATAGCTCCTTCAGTGCTGACGTTTGATTTAAAACACTCCCGTGATCGGGAGTCGGCTGCAGATCGTTACGCCATCGATCTGTTTGCCCGCGCTTATGGTCATGCTGGAGGTACAACTGACGTCTTTAAGGTGTTGGCTAGCCATGAAGGTGGCATCAAACGGCCTGATATAATTTCGACACATCCGGACACCCTCTGGCGCATGCAAACACTTGCCAGCTACCTGCAACTAAAGAAATATCCGATAGGCCCTATCATGCCGCTCCCGGAGTCTGGCGTGCTTCCTTTTCTTAATGATAGAAAGGGAAAAGTAGAGTGA
- a CDS encoding PEP-CTERM sorting domain-containing protein (PEP-CTERM proteins occur, often in large numbers, in the proteomes of bacteria that also encode an exosortase, a predicted intramembrane cysteine proteinase. The presence of a PEP-CTERM domain at a protein's C-terminus predicts cleavage within the sorting domain, followed by covalent anchoring to some some component of the (usually Gram-negative) cell surface. Many PEP-CTERM proteins exhibit an unusual sequence composition that includes large numbers of potential glycosylation sites. Expression of one such protein has been shown restore the ability of a bacterium to form floc, a type of biofilm.) → MKQKYLVGIACGMMLLGMAGMVNATLIFSDNFDGENNGNISPNYVSFDNWTVSDGNVDLVSAPLDAVLSINTLTDNGLFVDMDGSGLHFGNMDAGKMTHIFTLDPGDYILSYSLAGNQRRPLDIDQVNVSVGQGSLVNSSHALSWDSPFTSFTQEFSIASIELVQLSFEGIGGDDIGMLLDDIKLEKVDPVPESATILLMGIGLAGLVNARRKNKR, encoded by the coding sequence ATGAAACAAAAATACTTGGTTGGAATTGCGTGTGGAATGATGTTACTTGGGATGGCTGGGATGGTTAACGCCACCCTTATTTTCAGCGATAACTTCGATGGTGAAAATAATGGAAATATTAGTCCAAATTATGTCTCATTTGATAATTGGACAGTTTCAGATGGTAATGTTGATTTGGTAAGTGCGCCATTAGATGCTGTCCTTTCAATCAATACACTCACCGACAATGGCCTTTTTGTAGACATGGATGGATCTGGTTTACATTTCGGAAATATGGATGCTGGAAAGATGACACATATTTTCACCTTAGATCCAGGCGATTACATCCTCAGCTATAGCTTGGCAGGGAACCAAAGGAGGCCTTTGGACATTGATCAAGTTAATGTAAGTGTTGGTCAAGGTTCTCTTGTAAATTCCAGTCACGCTCTGTCCTGGGACAGTCCATTTACATCCTTTACTCAAGAGTTCTCCATAGCTTCAATAGAGCTAGTCCAATTGAGCTTTGAAGGCATTGGGGGTGATGACATTGGTATGCTTTTGGATGATATCAAACTTGAGAAAGTTGACCCAGTCCCCGAGTCAGCTACCATTCTGTTAATGGGCATTGGTCTAGCTGGATTGGTAAATGCTCGGAGGAAAAATAAACGATAG